A stretch of Arctopsyche grandis isolate Sample6627 chromosome 9, ASM5162203v2, whole genome shotgun sequence DNA encodes these proteins:
- the Clic gene encoding chloride intracellular channel protein 5, which translates to MADETAENGNSIGDVPEIELIIKASTIDGRRKGACLFCQEYFMDLYLLAELKTISLKVTTVDMQKPPPDFRTNFEATHPPILIDNGISVLENEKIERHIMKNVPGGHNLFVQDKEVATLIENLYSKLKLVLVRKDEQKSANLLSHLTRIDGLLTRRTTRFLTGDTMCCFDCELMPRLQHIRVAAKYFVDFEIPPTLRALWRYMHHMYQLDAFTQSCPADQDIINHYKLQQMLKMKKHEELEMPTFTTSIPINMAQGDD; encoded by the exons GCATCAACTATTGATGGAAGAAGAAAAGGAGCATGTCTCTTTTGTCAGGAGTACTTTATGGACCTGTACCTTTTAGCTGAGCTAAAAACTATCAGTCTAAAG GTAACAACAGTAGACATGCAAAAACCTCCTCCAGACTTCCGTACGAATTTCGAAGCAACACATCCTCCAATCCTCATCGACAATGGAATATCGGTCCTCGAGAATGAAAAGATCGAAAGGCACATCATGAAAAATGTTCCCGGTGGACATAACCTATTTGTTCAG GACAAGGAAGTCGCCACATTAATCGAAAATCTTTATTCAAAGCTGAAGTTAGTATTAGTGAGAAAGGACGAGCAGAAGTCGGCAAACCTTTTATCTCACTTGACGCGAATAGATGGTTTATTAACACGACGAACCACACGTTTCTTAACCGGTGACACTATGTGCTGCTTCGACTGTGAATTGATGCCTCGACTTCAACATATCCGTGTTGCTGCTAAATACTTTGTCGACTTTGAAATACCT CCAACACTACGTGCTTTATGGCGTTATATGCATCATATGTATCAATTGGACGCCTTCACACAATCGTGTCCAGCTGATCAAGATATAATCAATCATTATAAACTTCAACAG ATGCTCAAAATGAAGAAGCATGAAGAATTGGAAATGCCAACATTCACAACGTCGATTCCCATCAACATGGCTCAGGGTGATGACTAG
- the LOC143917297 gene encoding mitochondrial coenzyme A diphosphatase NUDT8 — translation MNYLGAESLTSTATRDRLMKKLQELPSFNFHKNLSDRKAAVLLPFCIHGDGKVSILYTLRSSTLSSHAGHVAFPGGKADPTDLSLTDTALRETEEELGIPRESIEVWGEPSLVIPSKDFELSVTPVIGVIRDYDNLVLKPSDSEVEDVFTVSMENLCDRQYFGFNSFKSGYTIPVFMGGKHKIWGLTAMITHVVLSCMLPQHVYPMQFQYIAFPTKSKI, via the coding sequence ATGAATTATTTGGGCGCCGAGTCCTTAACTTCAACGGCAACAAGAGACCGGCTAATGAAGAAACTTCAAGAATTACCCtcttttaattttcataaaaatcttTCTGATCGAAAGGCAGCAGTTTTATTACCATTCTGTATTCATGGTGATGGAAAAGTATCTATACTTTATACTCTTCGGTCGTCCACTCTGTCTTCTCATGCAGGACACGTTGCTTTTCCCGGAGGTAAAGCGGATCCCACTGATCTCTCTCTCACCGATACGGCATTAAGAGAAACGGAAGAAGAATTAGGAATACCAAGAGAATCCATTGAAGTTTGGGGTGAACCATCCCTCGTTATACCCAGtaaagattttgaattgtccGTCACACCCGTAATAGGTGTAATTCGGGACTACGATAACCTAGTTTTGAAGCCTAGTGACTCCGAAGTTGAAGACGTATTTACGGTGTCTATGGAGAATCTTTGTGATCGCCAGTACTTTGGATTTAACAGTTTCAAAAGCGGTTACACAATTCCTGTATTCATGGGTGGAAAACATAAAATTTGGGGATTGACAGCCATGATCACACATGTTGTTCTTTCATGCATGTTACCTCAACATGTGTATCCAATGCAATTTCAGTACATTGCCTTCCCAACTAAATCAAAGATTtga